From a region of the Candida albicans SC5314 chromosome 1, complete sequence genome:
- the TLO4 gene encoding Tlo4p (Member of a family of telomere-proximal genes of unknown function; transcript induced in an RHE model of oral candidiasis; Hap43-repressed): protein MLSNMDYEDLKLDDKVPATTDNNSDMNNILENDESILDGLNMTLLDNGDHVNEEFDVDSFLNQFGN from the coding sequence ATGTTGTCCAACATGGACTACGAGGACCTAAAATTGGACGACAAAGTACCTGCCACCACAGACAACAACCTGGACATGAACAACATACTTGAAAACGACGAGCTGATACTAGACGGGTTGAACATGACATTGCTCGACAATGGCGACCACGTAAACGAAGAGTTTGATGTAGACAGCTTTTTAAACCAGTTTGGCAATTAA